From one Variovorax sp. PBL-H6 genomic stretch:
- a CDS encoding glycosyltransferase family 4 protein, which translates to MRVLSITPTYFPQVGGIESVVRELAVRTSRADVQVDVAHVSAQLAEPSVDVVDGLKVHRVPVAGNRLAGYARDFGRLAAGYDLLHVHDPQLMMLTGNVLLQCRHIPAVLSTHGGFRHTTRHQAIKWLHERLLMRSLLRHYRKILATSESDTAYFSQFSDRVEKCENGIAYAKFQQGRLTGAPDPAKWIYWGRWSRNKRIDAVIDTVAMSRDQGIAIDLLIAGPDFDNLRESLQNQIRALKLDTAVRLHPYIEDAALMHELQQRSVFVTGSEYEGFGVGILEAMAAGKIVLCRDIAPINGFVERGVNGFFLGFDKSAADAAVVREIAGLDGKRCAAMSVAAQQRAKRYDWDVIAQTFSRHYQDALATGR; encoded by the coding sequence TTGAGAGTTCTTTCCATCACGCCGACCTACTTTCCCCAGGTGGGAGGCATCGAGTCCGTGGTTCGCGAACTGGCAGTACGCACCTCGCGGGCTGACGTGCAGGTCGACGTGGCCCATGTCTCGGCCCAACTTGCCGAGCCCTCGGTGGACGTGGTCGACGGGCTGAAGGTGCACCGCGTGCCCGTGGCCGGCAACCGGCTCGCCGGCTATGCGCGCGATTTCGGCCGCCTCGCTGCCGGTTATGACCTGCTGCACGTGCATGACCCGCAGCTGATGATGCTCACCGGCAACGTGCTGCTGCAATGCAGGCACATCCCCGCCGTGCTGAGCACGCACGGCGGCTTCCGCCACACGACGCGGCACCAGGCAATCAAATGGCTGCACGAGCGCCTGCTGATGCGTTCCCTGCTGCGGCACTACCGCAAGATCCTCGCGACCAGCGAATCGGACACCGCGTACTTCAGCCAGTTCTCGGACCGCGTCGAGAAGTGCGAGAACGGCATCGCCTATGCCAAGTTCCAGCAGGGGCGGCTGACCGGCGCGCCCGATCCGGCGAAGTGGATCTACTGGGGCCGCTGGTCGCGCAACAAGCGCATCGACGCGGTGATCGACACGGTCGCCATGTCCCGCGACCAGGGCATCGCGATCGACCTGCTGATCGCCGGGCCCGACTTCGACAACCTCCGCGAATCGCTGCAGAACCAGATCCGGGCGTTGAAGCTGGACACCGCCGTGCGGCTGCATCCTTACATCGAGGACGCCGCGCTGATGCACGAGCTGCAGCAGCGCAGCGTGTTCGTCACCGGCAGCGAGTACGAAGGCTTCGGCGTCGGCATCCTCGAGGCCATGGCGGCCGGCAAGATCGTGCTGTGCCGCGACATCGCGCCGATCAACGGCTTCGTCGAGCGCGGCGTCAATGGCTTCTTTCTCGGCTTCGACAAGAGCGCGGCGGACGCCGCCGTGGTGCGCGAGATCGCGGGTCTCGACGGCAAGCGCTGCGCCGCCATGTCAGTGGCTGCCCAGCAGCGAGCCAAGCGCTACGACTGGGACGTGATCGCCCAGACCTTCTCGCGCCACTACCAGGACGCCCTGGCGACCGGTCGCTGA
- a CDS encoding cytochrome d ubiquinol oxidase subunit II, whose amino-acid sequence MNALNWATVLPLLFMAVMGLALMIYVVLDGYDLGVGILLPFASDDEKDVMVSSIGPFWDANETWLVLGIGVLLICFPLAHGVVLSALYLPVTLMLVGLTLRGVSFDFRVKARDEHKRAWNNAFSIGSLLAAMAQGWMLGSYLTGFSHSAMSLAFSLGIALTLPTAYAMLGAGWLIMKTGDALKQKAVGWARAVLWPMGVALVGISVATPIISPTVFDKWFSLPELLGLLPIPLACGAAFFAIFQVISKPRVVAAGYGWVVFAGTVLIFLMAFLGLAYSIYPYVVLDRLTVWQAASSTEALVVIGIGVAITLPAIIVYTIFMYRVFWGRAQALSYGATAAHGSAASGP is encoded by the coding sequence ATGAACGCGCTGAACTGGGCCACCGTACTGCCCCTCCTCTTCATGGCGGTGATGGGCCTGGCGCTCATGATCTACGTCGTGCTCGACGGCTACGACCTCGGCGTGGGCATCCTGCTGCCCTTCGCGAGCGATGACGAAAAGGACGTGATGGTGTCGAGCATCGGTCCCTTCTGGGACGCGAACGAGACCTGGCTGGTGCTCGGCATCGGCGTGCTGCTGATCTGCTTTCCGCTCGCGCACGGCGTGGTCCTGAGCGCGCTCTACCTGCCCGTGACGCTGATGCTGGTGGGCCTCACGCTGCGGGGCGTGTCCTTCGACTTCCGCGTGAAGGCGCGTGACGAACACAAGCGGGCCTGGAACAACGCGTTTTCCATCGGCTCGCTGCTGGCTGCGATGGCGCAGGGCTGGATGCTTGGCAGCTATCTGACGGGATTCAGCCACAGCGCCATGTCGCTGGCTTTCAGCCTGGGCATCGCGCTGACGCTGCCGACCGCCTACGCCATGCTCGGTGCCGGCTGGCTGATCATGAAGACAGGCGATGCACTGAAGCAGAAGGCGGTTGGCTGGGCCCGTGCCGTGCTGTGGCCGATGGGCGTCGCCCTGGTCGGCATCTCTGTCGCGACGCCGATCATCAGCCCGACCGTGTTCGACAAGTGGTTCAGCCTGCCGGAATTGCTGGGGCTGCTGCCGATTCCGCTGGCCTGCGGGGCGGCCTTCTTTGCGATCTTCCAGGTCATCTCCAAGCCGAGGGTGGTCGCGGCCGGCTACGGATGGGTGGTGTTCGCCGGCACGGTGCTGATCTTCCTGATGGCTTTCCTCGGGCTGGCCTACAGCATCTATCCGTACGTCGTCCTCGACCGCCTGACCGTGTGGCAGGCTGCGAGCTCCACCGAAGCGCTGGTCGTGATCGGCATCGGCGTGGCGATCACCCTGCCCGCCATCATCGTCTACACGATCTTCATGTACCGCGTGTTCTGGGGCCGCGCGCAGGCGCTGAGCTATGGCGCCACTGCGGCGCACGGCTCAGCCGCTTCCGGTCCCTGA
- a CDS encoding cytochrome ubiquinol oxidase subunit I: MDFDTLLLSRIQFAANISFHILFPTINIALGWVLVFFRVRTIAAKGTPGAAQWEAAYYFWTKVFALSFALGVVSGITMSFQFGTNWPGYMERAGNIAGPLLGYEVLTAFFLEATFLGIMLFGRDRVSERVHLLASLMVAGGTTLSAFWILALNSWMQTPSGYEIIEGRFHVLSWWDVIFSPSFPYRLAHKLLASTLTASFLVAGLSAWQLLRGTPNGGTRKALRAAVGLAAIAIPLQIFMGDLHGLNTLHHQPAKIAAIEGVWHTEKSAPLTLFGWPNEKEGRTDYAIQVPKLASLILAHDINAEIKGLDEFPNAHPPVAPVFWSFRVMVGMGVLMLVVSWSAAWTLLRRRRDGAEAPEPRPLLWTLAAMTFSGWVATLAGWYVTEIGRQPFIVYGLLRTADVVAVHPPALVGSTLVAWLLLYVVLLLSYVAVLKYMAEHPASPAPEAPLPVTTRAGSAALEG; this comes from the coding sequence ATGGACTTCGACACTCTTCTCCTGTCGCGCATCCAGTTCGCGGCCAACATCAGCTTCCACATCCTGTTCCCCACCATCAACATCGCGCTCGGCTGGGTGCTGGTGTTCTTCAGGGTGCGGACCATCGCCGCAAAGGGCACGCCCGGCGCCGCGCAATGGGAGGCCGCCTACTACTTCTGGACCAAGGTGTTCGCGCTGAGCTTCGCGCTCGGGGTGGTTTCCGGCATCACGATGAGCTTCCAGTTCGGCACCAACTGGCCGGGCTACATGGAAAGGGCGGGCAACATTGCCGGCCCGCTGCTGGGCTATGAGGTGCTCACCGCCTTCTTCCTGGAGGCCACCTTCCTGGGCATCATGCTGTTCGGCCGTGACCGGGTGTCGGAGCGCGTGCACCTCCTGGCCAGCCTGATGGTGGCCGGTGGCACCACGCTCTCCGCCTTCTGGATCCTGGCGCTCAACTCGTGGATGCAGACGCCCAGCGGCTACGAGATCATCGAGGGGCGCTTTCACGTGCTGAGCTGGTGGGACGTGATCTTCAGTCCCTCCTTCCCCTACCGCCTTGCGCACAAGCTGCTGGCTTCCACGCTCACGGCGTCCTTCCTCGTCGCCGGCCTGAGTGCCTGGCAACTGCTGCGCGGCACCCCGAACGGGGGCACGCGCAAGGCACTCCGCGCAGCCGTCGGCCTGGCTGCGATCGCGATTCCGCTGCAGATCTTCATGGGCGACCTGCACGGCCTGAACACGCTGCACCATCAGCCCGCGAAGATCGCCGCGATCGAAGGCGTGTGGCACACCGAGAAGAGCGCACCGCTCACCCTGTTCGGCTGGCCCAACGAGAAGGAAGGCCGCACCGACTATGCCATCCAGGTGCCCAAGCTCGCCAGCCTCATCCTCGCGCACGACATCAATGCCGAGATCAAGGGCCTCGATGAATTCCCGAACGCCCATCCGCCCGTGGCGCCGGTGTTCTGGAGCTTCCGCGTGATGGTGGGCATGGGCGTGCTGATGCTCGTTGTTTCCTGGTCTGCCGCCTGGACGCTGCTGCGCCGCAGGCGAGACGGTGCCGAGGCGCCGGAGCCGCGCCCGCTGCTGTGGACGCTGGCCGCCATGACCTTCTCGGGCTGGGTCGCGACGCTGGCCGGCTGGTACGTGACCGAGATCGGCCGGCAACCCTTCATCGTGTACGGCCTGCTGCGCACTGCCGATGTGGTGGCAGTGCATCCGCCGGCCCTGGTGGGAAGCACCCTCGTTGCCTGGCTGCTGCTCTACGTCGTCCTCCTGCTCTCGTACGTGGCGGTGCTCAAGTACATGGCCGAACACCCGGCGTCACCAGCGCCCGAAGCGCCATTGCCTGTAACCACCCGAGCCGGCTCCGCCGCGCTGGAAGGCTGA
- a CDS encoding GbsR/MarR family transcriptional regulator: protein MADTTHLPALNQRFVAHFGEMGSRWGINRTVGQIYALIFISERALNADEIAELLEFSRSNVSMGLKELQAWRLVRLRHLPGDRREYFEAPQDVWEIFRVLAEERRRREIEPTLSMLRSALLETPSSDAERHAQARMRQMHELIDRLMTWFDDVQKLAPETAMQLMGMGAKVTKVLEFKDRLAGRTARPSPAAPKPAKLRNHKD from the coding sequence ATGGCCGACACCACCCACCTCCCCGCTCTCAATCAACGCTTCGTCGCCCACTTCGGCGAGATGGGAAGCCGCTGGGGCATCAATCGCACTGTCGGACAGATCTATGCGCTGATCTTCATCTCCGAGCGCGCGCTCAATGCCGACGAGATCGCCGAGCTGCTGGAGTTCTCGCGCTCCAACGTGAGCATGGGGCTGAAGGAACTGCAGGCCTGGCGGCTGGTGCGCCTGCGGCACCTGCCTGGCGACCGCCGCGAGTACTTCGAGGCGCCGCAGGACGTGTGGGAGATCTTCCGCGTGCTGGCCGAGGAACGCCGCCGCCGCGAAATCGAGCCGACGCTCTCGATGCTGCGCAGCGCGCTGCTCGAGACGCCTTCCAGCGACGCGGAGCGCCACGCACAGGCACGCATGCGGCAGATGCACGAGCTGATCGATCGGCTCATGACCTGGTTCGACGATGTCCAGAAGCTGGCGCCCGAGACCGCGATGCAGCTGATGGGCATGGGTGCCAAGGTGACCAAGGTGCTCGAGTTCAAGGATCGCCTCGCGGGCAGGACGGCACGCCCCTCGCCGGCCGCGCCGAAACCCGCGAAGCTACGGAACCATAAAGATTGA
- a CDS encoding ATP-binding protein — protein sequence MPKATAAIAAASTPNPPDADLAACDREPIRVPGAIQPHGRMLVLDAYTLRIAAFSANWDGDSIDEAAEFLRKRPVQDLPEGAPAQSLGVVAAGQGTFDASVHRTADHLIAEFEPALPSEGNEAPVYSLMRVFLPQLQRASSIGEVSRLAVAEMKRLTGFGRCLLYRFDEAGHGEVLAQVLEAGYDSYAGHHFPASDIPQQARELYLLNRFRLIADANYRPVPLQTTDASLAAHEVDLSQSQLRSVSPIHLEYMRNMGTLASASVSIVVDGHLWGLISCHDHAPRPLSIPTRRACEHLGQLLALQIQSNNATASVAERLELRKLTLEIVAQLAESDATLQHLVREASPMLRVARAAGAAVVLNDEVWQVGETPEKAQILELSQWIVGTGAEVYHSDALSAHCAAAGAFAAKAAGVLAISISQVHRHLVLWFRPEIVQTVTWAGEPRKAVNPAPDGRIHPRLSFASWVEHIRGRSIAWSDAEVGAAAELRQALIGIVLRRAEEMAAVATELARVNKELESFSYTVSHDLRAPMRHISGYVDLVVSQEGEKLSDRSLRYLAHAREASAFAGQLVDSLLDFSRMGRASLKRRSIDTSMLVSDLVRELSRGEQGPVEWIVEPDLPLLHADALLLQVAVRNLLSNAIKYSRGRDPARVVVRGVRVARGEGLEVEDNGVGFQMKYADKLFGVFQRLHAAEDFEGTGIGLANVKRIVERHGGEVWARGEVGVGATFGFLLPHVDDAAPGEHGEGNA from the coding sequence ATGCCGAAAGCCACCGCCGCCATTGCCGCTGCCTCGACCCCGAACCCGCCAGACGCCGATCTCGCCGCGTGCGATCGCGAACCGATCCGGGTGCCGGGCGCCATCCAGCCTCATGGCCGCATGCTCGTGCTGGATGCGTACACGCTGCGCATCGCAGCCTTCAGTGCGAACTGGGACGGCGACAGCATCGACGAGGCTGCCGAGTTCCTGCGCAAGCGACCCGTGCAGGACCTTCCTGAAGGCGCACCCGCCCAGTCGCTGGGTGTGGTTGCTGCCGGACAGGGTACGTTCGATGCCTCTGTCCATCGGACCGCAGACCACCTGATCGCCGAGTTCGAGCCGGCGTTGCCCTCCGAGGGCAACGAGGCGCCCGTCTATTCGCTGATGCGGGTGTTCCTGCCGCAGCTTCAGCGGGCGAGCTCCATCGGGGAGGTCAGCCGGCTCGCCGTCGCCGAAATGAAGCGGCTGACGGGATTCGGGCGCTGCCTGCTGTATCGCTTCGACGAAGCGGGGCATGGCGAGGTGCTGGCGCAGGTCCTCGAGGCGGGCTACGACAGCTATGCCGGCCACCACTTTCCTGCCTCCGACATTCCCCAGCAGGCGCGCGAGCTCTATCTGCTGAACCGCTTCCGGCTGATCGCCGACGCCAACTACCGGCCCGTGCCACTGCAGACCACCGATGCATCCCTTGCTGCGCACGAGGTCGACCTGTCGCAGTCGCAGCTGCGCAGCGTCTCGCCGATCCACCTGGAATACATGCGCAACATGGGCACGCTGGCCTCTGCGTCGGTCTCGATCGTGGTCGATGGGCACCTGTGGGGCCTGATCTCGTGCCATGACCATGCGCCGCGGCCGCTGAGCATCCCGACACGGCGAGCCTGCGAGCATCTCGGACAGCTGCTCGCGCTGCAGATCCAGTCCAACAACGCAACCGCCTCGGTGGCCGAGCGGCTCGAACTGCGCAAGCTCACGCTGGAGATCGTCGCCCAGCTCGCAGAGAGCGACGCCACCCTGCAACACCTGGTGCGCGAGGCTTCGCCCATGCTGCGCGTGGCGCGTGCGGCGGGCGCGGCCGTGGTGCTGAACGATGAGGTCTGGCAGGTCGGCGAGACCCCCGAGAAGGCGCAGATCCTTGAGCTTTCGCAGTGGATCGTCGGCACGGGCGCGGAGGTCTATCACAGCGATGCGCTCTCTGCGCACTGCGCGGCGGCCGGTGCCTTTGCGGCCAAGGCGGCCGGCGTGCTGGCGATCTCGATCTCGCAGGTGCACCGCCACCTGGTCCTGTGGTTCCGACCCGAGATCGTCCAGACGGTGACCTGGGCTGGCGAGCCGCGCAAGGCAGTCAACCCGGCCCCCGACGGGCGGATCCATCCGCGCCTGAGCTTCGCGAGTTGGGTGGAGCACATCCGCGGCCGCTCCATCGCCTGGTCCGACGCGGAAGTGGGTGCCGCTGCCGAGCTGCGGCAGGCGCTGATCGGGATCGTGCTGCGGCGCGCCGAGGAGATGGCCGCAGTCGCCACCGAGCTGGCCCGGGTGAACAAGGAGCTCGAGTCCTTTTCCTATACGGTGTCGCACGACCTGCGTGCCCCGATGCGCCACATTTCGGGCTACGTCGACCTGGTCGTGAGCCAGGAGGGCGAGAAGCTGTCGGATCGCTCCTTGCGCTATCTCGCGCATGCCCGCGAGGCGTCGGCGTTTGCGGGGCAACTGGTCGACTCGCTCCTCGATTTCTCGCGCATGGGCCGGGCGTCGCTCAAGCGCCGGTCGATCGACACCTCGATGCTGGTCTCCGACCTGGTGCGGGAGCTGTCGCGCGGCGAGCAGGGGCCGGTGGAATGGATCGTCGAGCCCGATCTGCCGCTGCTGCATGCCGATGCGCTTCTGCTGCAGGTGGCCGTGCGCAATCTCCTGTCGAACGCGATCAAGTACTCCCGCGGACGGGATCCGGCGCGCGTGGTGGTGCGGGGCGTGCGCGTCGCGCGGGGAGAAGGGCTGGAGGTCGAGGACAACGGGGTCGGCTTCCAGATGAAATACGCGGACAAGCTCTTCGGCGTCTTCCAGCGGCTGCACGCTGCAGAGGATTTCGAGGGCACCGGCATCGGGCTCGCCAACGTGAAGCGCATTGTCGAGCGCCACGGCGGCGAGGTCTGGGCCCGCGGCGAGGTCGGCGTGGGCGCGACCTTCGGCTTCCTGCTGCCGCACGTCGACGACGCAGCCCCTGGTGAACATGGAGAAGGAAATGCTTAA
- a CDS encoding response regulator, with protein sequence MLKPILLVEDDKRDLELTLIALERSQLANDVVILRDGAQALDYLRREGDYAGRDLGNPAVILLDLKLPKVTGLEVLKEVRDDPALRSIPIVMLTSSQEESDVVKSYELGVNAYVVKPVLFEQFVSAIADLGVFWAVLNEPPPGSLKARRHDS encoded by the coding sequence ATGCTTAAGCCGATCCTGCTGGTCGAAGACGACAAGCGCGACCTCGAACTCACGCTGATTGCCCTGGAGCGCAGCCAGCTCGCGAACGACGTGGTGATCCTGCGGGATGGTGCGCAGGCGCTGGACTATCTCCGCCGCGAGGGCGACTACGCGGGCCGCGACCTGGGGAACCCTGCCGTCATCCTGCTGGACCTCAAGCTGCCCAAGGTCACTGGCCTCGAAGTCCTCAAGGAAGTGCGGGACGATCCGGCACTGCGCAGCATCCCGATCGTGATGCTGACCTCCTCGCAAGAAGAGTCCGACGTCGTGAAGAGCTACGAACTGGGCGTCAATGCCTATGTGGTCAAGCCCGTGCTGTTCGAGCAGTTCGTGTCTGCGATCGCAGACCTCGGCGTGTTCTGGGCGGTTCTCAACGAGCCGCCGCCCGGGTCGCTCAAGGCCAGGCGCCATGATTCATGA
- a CDS encoding response regulator gives MIHDSGAPPAPSLRILILEDSRFDAELLLEAVRLAQPTAQATVVNAEGHFSDALRRETPTLILSDYELPGFSGAHALEIAKQIAPGVPFIFVSGVIGEDNAVELLKRGATDYVSKGRLARLPLVLERALSESSDRQAREAAQHRLREANAAFAQAEARRLALIELGDRIRDLDEPSAIAYVASEMLGRMLNVDRAGYGVVNKAAETITIERDWCAPGVASLAGRLNFRDYGSYIDDLRRGVTVAFADAREDPRTRGTAEALEGISARAVVNMPLTEREGLVGLLYLNHGGVREWTGDELAYVREVGERVRTAVARREAQMELQAFAASLERQVEERTRERDRIWALSEDLLGVANPDGYFESVNPAWTTVLGWTSDELRATPLRQLLHPDDLPAAELQFEGLARGQRTRGLESRCRTRAGDYRWLSWTIVPEEGLYYTVARDINEQKERASELESAREQLRQSQKLEAVGQLTGGLAHDFNNLLAAISGSLELMRRKGVEGRTVEVDRYLEVAQGAVKRAASLTHRLLAFSRRQTLEPKPLNLDRLVAGMEELIRRTMGPQISLDVVAAVGVWNVHADPGQLESALLNLCINARDAMPEGGKLTIETANRWIDARTAAGRDLAPGQYVSLSVSDSGVGMTSDVVARAFDPFFTTKPIGMGTGLGLSMVYGFAKQSGGQVRIDSAPGEGTTVSVYLPRDLRTAEPEERGLLPAASPRADQGDTVLVVDDEAALRMLIVEVMQGLGYATLEAGDGPEALRVLQSDERIDLLVSDVGLPGGINGRQLADAARTARPGLKVLFITGYAENAVVSHGHLDPGMQVMSKPFELEVLARRVKELIASV, from the coding sequence ATGATTCATGACAGCGGTGCTCCGCCGGCCCCAAGCCTGCGGATCCTGATCCTCGAGGACTCGCGCTTCGACGCCGAGCTGCTGCTCGAGGCCGTGCGCCTGGCACAGCCCACTGCGCAAGCCACGGTGGTCAACGCCGAGGGGCATTTTTCGGACGCCCTGCGCCGGGAGACGCCCACGCTCATCCTGTCCGACTACGAGTTGCCCGGCTTCAGCGGCGCGCACGCCCTCGAGATCGCAAAGCAGATCGCACCGGGCGTTCCGTTCATCTTCGTCTCCGGCGTGATCGGGGAAGACAACGCGGTCGAACTGCTGAAGCGCGGCGCCACCGACTACGTGAGCAAGGGGCGCCTTGCGCGTCTGCCGCTGGTACTGGAACGCGCTTTGAGCGAGTCCTCCGACAGGCAGGCCAGGGAAGCGGCCCAGCACAGGCTACGCGAGGCGAATGCCGCCTTCGCGCAGGCCGAGGCGCGGCGCCTGGCGCTGATCGAACTGGGCGATCGCATCCGCGACCTCGATGAACCGAGCGCGATCGCCTACGTCGCGTCCGAAATGCTCGGCCGCATGCTGAACGTGGACCGTGCGGGATACGGCGTGGTCAACAAGGCCGCGGAAACCATCACCATCGAGCGCGACTGGTGCGCGCCCGGTGTCGCCAGCCTGGCCGGGAGGCTGAACTTCAGGGACTACGGCTCCTATATCGACGATCTGCGGCGCGGCGTGACCGTGGCCTTTGCGGATGCCCGGGAGGACCCGCGCACGCGTGGCACGGCAGAGGCGCTGGAAGGGATCAGCGCGCGCGCCGTCGTGAACATGCCCCTCACGGAGCGCGAGGGCCTCGTCGGGCTGCTCTACCTGAACCACGGCGGCGTGCGCGAATGGACTGGCGACGAGCTCGCCTACGTCCGTGAAGTCGGCGAGCGGGTGCGCACCGCGGTGGCGCGGCGCGAGGCGCAGATGGAGCTGCAGGCTTTCGCGGCCTCGCTCGAACGGCAGGTGGAGGAGCGCACGCGCGAGCGCGACCGGATCTGGGCGCTGAGCGAAGACCTCCTGGGCGTCGCCAATCCCGATGGCTACTTCGAAAGCGTCAACCCGGCCTGGACGACGGTGCTTGGATGGACCAGCGATGAACTGCGTGCCACGCCCTTGCGCCAGCTCTTGCATCCCGACGACCTCCCCGCCGCCGAGCTCCAGTTCGAAGGCCTTGCACGCGGCCAGCGCACGCGCGGCCTCGAGAGCCGTTGCCGCACGCGTGCCGGCGACTATCGCTGGCTCTCCTGGACCATCGTGCCGGAGGAGGGCTTGTACTACACCGTGGCGCGCGACATCAACGAGCAGAAGGAGCGTGCTTCCGAGCTCGAATCCGCACGCGAGCAGCTGCGCCAGAGCCAGAAGCTCGAAGCCGTCGGGCAGCTCACCGGAGGCTTGGCACACGATTTCAACAACCTCCTGGCCGCCATTTCCGGCAGCCTCGAGCTGATGCGACGCAAGGGCGTGGAAGGCCGCACTGTCGAAGTGGACCGCTACCTCGAAGTGGCGCAAGGTGCCGTCAAGCGCGCAGCATCGTTGACGCATCGGCTGCTGGCGTTTTCGCGCCGGCAGACACTGGAGCCCAAGCCGCTCAACCTCGACCGGCTGGTGGCCGGCATGGAAGAACTCATCCGCCGCACGATGGGACCGCAGATCTCGCTCGACGTCGTGGCTGCCGTCGGCGTCTGGAATGTGCATGCCGACCCGGGTCAGCTGGAGAGCGCATTGCTCAACCTGTGCATCAATGCGCGCGATGCGATGCCGGAGGGCGGCAAGCTCACCATCGAGACGGCGAACCGGTGGATCGATGCACGCACGGCGGCCGGTCGCGATCTTGCACCGGGCCAGTACGTGTCGCTGAGCGTCAGCGACAGCGGCGTCGGCATGACATCCGACGTGGTGGCCCGCGCCTTCGATCCCTTCTTCACGACCAAGCCCATCGGCATGGGCACTGGCCTGGGCTTGTCGATGGTGTACGGCTTTGCGAAGCAATCGGGTGGACAGGTGCGCATCGATTCGGCGCCGGGCGAGGGGACGACGGTCAGCGTCTATCTGCCGCGGGACCTGCGTACGGCTGAGCCCGAGGAGCGTGGCCTGCTCCCGGCGGCGAGCCCGCGCGCCGATCAGGGCGACACAGTGCTCGTGGTCGACGACGAAGCCGCTTTGCGCATGTTGATCGTCGAGGTCATGCAGGGGCTGGGCTACGCGACGCTGGAAGCCGGCGATGGCCCCGAAGCGCTGCGCGTGCTCCAGTCCGATGAGCGCATCGACCTCCTGGTGAGCGATGTCGGGCTGCCGGGCGGCATCAACGGGCGCCAGCTCGCTGATGCCGCGCGTACTGCCCGCCCGGGGCTCAAGGTGCTGTTCATCACCGGCTATGCGGAGAACGCCGTTGTGAGCCACGGACACCTCGACCCGGGCATGCAGGTGATGAGCAAGCCTTTCGAGCTGGAAGTGCTGGCCAGGCGCGTCAAGGAGTTGATCGCGAGTGTCTGA
- a CDS encoding biliverdin-producing heme oxygenase produces MSEERPSSLLVPLRTDVLQALRAATAPLHERLDNGLPIAREDASLDDYVAHLRVLRPWLLGLRRDLLASGVAGLQAVARRIDAKLADLALDLVDARDSAPEREVACRPTDARTLPAFGWGLAYVVEGSQLGGVVLHRRLRDRLAPHPLRYLAKPGDEAGVGARWRDFVLQLRESVADPTSVRQAERGATAAFLDLLERFGARQD; encoded by the coding sequence GTGTCTGAAGAGCGCCCTTCGTCCCTGCTCGTGCCGCTGCGCACCGACGTGCTGCAGGCGCTGCGGGCTGCCACCGCGCCGCTGCATGAGCGGCTCGACAATGGTTTGCCGATCGCCCGCGAGGATGCCTCGCTCGATGACTACGTGGCGCACCTGCGGGTGCTTCGGCCGTGGCTCCTCGGGCTGCGGCGGGACCTGCTTGCCAGCGGGGTAGCGGGGCTGCAGGCGGTGGCCCGGAGAATCGATGCCAAGCTCGCCGACCTGGCGCTCGATCTCGTGGATGCCCGTGATTCCGCACCTGAGCGCGAGGTCGCCTGTCGGCCGACCGACGCTCGCACCTTGCCGGCCTTTGGATGGGGGCTGGCCTATGTCGTCGAAGGTTCGCAGCTCGGCGGCGTCGTGCTCCACCGCCGGCTGCGCGACCGCCTCGCGCCGCACCCGTTGCGCTACCTGGCGAAGCCCGGCGACGAAGCGGGAGTCGGGGCGCGCTGGCGCGACTTCGTCCTGCAGTTGCGGGAAAGCGTCGCGGACCCGACGTCCGTCCGGCAGGCAGAGCGCGGCGCGACCGCGGCCTTCCTTGACTTGCTGGAGCGCTTCGGCGCCCGCCAGGATTGA